Within the Bremerella sp. JC817 genome, the region AGAAATCGATCTCCGGCGTGAATCGGCTTCCGGCAGGGAATTGGCCATACGTGTCGTGGTGGTTGTGCAGGGCCAGACCCAATTGCTTCAGCTGGTTGGTGCAACTCATCCGCCGGGCCGCTTCACGGGCCTGCTGGACCGCCGGCAAAAGCAACGCAATCAACACGCCGATGATGGCAATCACGACCAACAGTTCCACCAGGGTGAAACCAGAGCGATGCGGACGAGACATGGAAAGGGTCTCTTAATAAAGAACAAGAGAAAGATTCGAGAGATAAAGACGTGTGTCATTAATATCGGGTTTTTATATCAATTTTATGATCGGCTCAAGGATGAATTTGCGAATTTCAGCCTGGGGGAAACCGTAGATCCTTCCACTTTCATAGTTGGTAGGGAGCTAATCTGGTCGTACGAGGGAAGATCCCGCAGTATGAGCTGAACGATGCTAAGGGAACTCTGCCAGCCAGTAGTGTCGGAAGTTGCTTCAATTTCGAGAAGCTACGTAAGAAACTTCACGGTTGTCATGCCACCGAACAGCGATGATAGAAGTGCCTGTCCCCGCAGGCTCGCTCTGACCTATGGAATGGAACCTGCCAATGTATCGCCTGCCTAAATATTTCTTCGTCCTTGTCTCGATCGCGCTTACAAGTCACGGTTCGCTCTTTGCCGCCGAGCCGCTTGCCGTGCCCGACGACTACCCGGCCGGGCCGCTGGGGGAAGTCGTTCGCCTGGGACAGCAACTGGTTCACGAGACCAAAGATCATCCACTTTCGAAGCCATTTGTCAGTAACCAACTCAACTGCACCTCGTGCCATTTAGAAGATGGCCAAGATCCTCAGGCCGGCAGTTTCATTGGCACGGCCTCGGCGTACCCAGCCTGGTCGCCACGGGAGAAGCGTGTCATCACGCTGGAAGATCGAGTTCTGAACTGCTTCATGCGCAGCCAGAACGGCGTGCGGCCTCCGAACGGAAGTCAGGTCTCGGTAGCGATCAGTGCGTACATCACCTGGCTCTCTAGCGGAACGCCGATCGCAATGAATCCCAAGAAGCCACTGGGGCCAAAGCATGTTCCGCCGGTCGATTTAAGCGAGATCGAAACGAGTACTGAGCGTGGCAAACTTCTGTACAAAGCCCAATGCCTTGATTGCCATGGTCAAGCGGGCGAAGGGACCGCCGACGGACCTCCGGTCTGGGGACCACAATCGTTCAACGACGGAGCCGGGCTGAGTCGAAACGACAAGCTGGCGTCGTGGTTGAAAGTAGGCATGCCGCTCGGCGATCCGTCGCTCAGCGTGCAAGAGGCCGCCGATCTCGCGGCGTACATTAACAGCCACGAGCGACCTCACTTCAAGCTGGAAGAACATCTGCCGGCGCATGACAAGCGAGGCGAGTACAACGCCGAGCCGTAGTTTTAA harbors:
- a CDS encoding c-type cytochrome; this encodes MYRLPKYFFVLVSIALTSHGSLFAAEPLAVPDDYPAGPLGEVVRLGQQLVHETKDHPLSKPFVSNQLNCTSCHLEDGQDPQAGSFIGTASAYPAWSPREKRVITLEDRVLNCFMRSQNGVRPPNGSQVSVAISAYITWLSSGTPIAMNPKKPLGPKHVPPVDLSEIETSTERGKLLYKAQCLDCHGQAGEGTADGPPVWGPQSFNDGAGLSRNDKLASWLKVGMPLGDPSLSVQEAADLAAYINSHERPHFKLEEHLPAHDKRGEYNAEP